One Caulobacter segnis genomic window carries:
- a CDS encoding TIGR01459 family HAD-type hydrolase — protein sequence MMDFPAGLSALSDRYDVVLCDVWGVIHNGVASFPEACDALTRWGQTQGPVVLISNSPRPSADVVAQLDGLGVPRSAWNGFVTSGDATRALLTPHAGTKVWKVGPERDAPLWAGFDLTLAGCEDADFILCSGLYDDENEVPEDYRARLKVAADRGLLFICANPDRVVQRGDRLIFCAGALADLYESLGGKVVMAGKPYGAIYDLALAEAARLLGRPVDRDRVLCVGDGVITDVKGAHDQKLACLFIAKGIHGEKAIGPDGQLNADAVHALLDAEAVGATHAIGDLVW from the coding sequence ATGATGGATTTCCCCGCCGGCCTGTCCGCCCTTTCCGACCGCTACGACGTGGTGCTGTGCGACGTCTGGGGCGTGATTCACAACGGGGTGGCGAGCTTTCCCGAGGCCTGCGACGCCCTGACTCGGTGGGGCCAGACCCAGGGTCCGGTGGTGCTGATCTCGAACTCGCCGCGCCCGTCGGCCGACGTGGTGGCGCAACTGGACGGCCTGGGCGTCCCGCGCTCGGCCTGGAACGGCTTCGTCACCTCCGGCGACGCGACCCGCGCGCTGCTGACGCCGCACGCGGGGACCAAGGTCTGGAAGGTCGGCCCCGAGCGCGACGCGCCGCTGTGGGCCGGGTTCGACCTCACCCTCGCCGGTTGCGAGGACGCCGACTTCATCCTGTGCTCGGGCCTGTACGACGACGAGAACGAGGTTCCCGAGGACTATCGCGCACGGTTGAAGGTCGCCGCCGACCGGGGCCTGCTGTTCATCTGCGCCAATCCCGACCGCGTCGTGCAGCGCGGCGATCGCCTGATCTTCTGCGCCGGCGCCCTGGCCGACCTCTATGAGAGCCTGGGCGGCAAGGTGGTCATGGCCGGCAAGCCCTATGGCGCGATCTACGACCTGGCCCTGGCCGAGGCCGCCCGCCTGCTGGGCCGCCCGGTCGATCGCGACCGCGTGCTGTGCGTGGGCGACGGCGTCATCACCGACGTGAAGGGCGCCCACGACCAGAAGCTGGCCTGCCTGTTCATCGCCAAGGGCATCCACGGCGAGAAGGCGATCGGCCCCGACGGCCAGCTCAACGCCGACGCGGTTCACGCCCTGCTGGACGCCGAAGCGGTGGGCGCGACCCACGCGATCGGCGATCTGGTCTGGTGA
- a CDS encoding MaoC family dehydratase, whose product MQGQIQGKFLEELSVGQTAELVRTVGEADIQAFADVTGDNNPVHLDADYAAGTSFGERIAHGMLSAGYISAVLGTTLPGPGAIYLSQALRFRRPVKIGDTVTASATITEINEAKAQVTLATVCKVNGKAVVDGEALVMVPRKAA is encoded by the coding sequence ATGCAGGGCCAAATCCAAGGCAAGTTTCTCGAAGAGCTCAGCGTCGGCCAGACGGCCGAGCTGGTCCGCACCGTCGGCGAGGCCGACATCCAGGCCTTCGCCGATGTGACCGGCGACAACAATCCGGTCCACCTGGACGCCGACTACGCCGCCGGCACCAGCTTCGGCGAGCGCATCGCCCACGGCATGCTGTCGGCCGGCTACATCTCGGCGGTGCTGGGCACGACCCTGCCCGGTCCGGGCGCGATCTATCTGTCGCAGGCGCTGCGCTTCCGCCGGCCAGTCAAGATCGGCGACACGGTCACCGCCTCCGCCACCATCACCGAAATCAACGAGGCCAAGGCCCAGGTCACCCTCGCCACCGTCTGCAAGGTCAACGGCAAGGCGGTGGTCGACGGCGAAGCCCTGGTCATGGTTCCGCGCAAGGCCGCCTGA
- a CDS encoding bifunctional riboflavin kinase/FAD synthetase: MTLKTVHAWKDLPPEERGASVALGNFDGVHRGHQQVIAQAAKAALASKTPLGVVTFDPHPRRLFRPTEPAFKLMTHPQQARALGGLGVDLLYLLPFDFEMASFGDREFVEKVLVEGLGVKHVAVGFDISFGRGRTGSAALMKAYGEEYGFTVSVAEPVADISKEGRDGEKFSSTGVRDALREGDPEQAARILGRPFAIEGVVRRGQQLGRQLGFPTANVEVEDYVVPKLGVYATRTRLPDGREVPGVANLGNNPTTGIVETRLETWLFDFDEDLYGQIIETDLIAFLRPELKFDSLELMIEQIRQDEKDARAIVAPAF, translated from the coding sequence ATGACCCTGAAGACCGTACACGCCTGGAAGGACCTGCCCCCGGAGGAGCGCGGCGCGTCCGTGGCCCTGGGCAATTTCGACGGCGTGCACCGGGGTCACCAGCAGGTGATCGCCCAGGCGGCGAAAGCCGCGCTCGCGTCCAAGACGCCCCTGGGCGTGGTCACCTTCGACCCGCACCCGCGCCGGCTGTTCCGCCCGACCGAACCGGCCTTCAAGCTGATGACCCATCCGCAGCAGGCCCGGGCCCTGGGCGGACTAGGCGTCGACCTGCTGTACCTGCTGCCGTTCGACTTCGAGATGGCCAGCTTCGGCGACCGCGAGTTCGTCGAGAAGGTGCTGGTCGAGGGCCTGGGCGTGAAGCACGTGGCCGTCGGTTTCGACATCTCGTTCGGCCGGGGCCGCACCGGCAGCGCCGCGCTGATGAAGGCCTATGGCGAGGAATACGGCTTCACCGTCTCGGTGGCCGAGCCGGTGGCCGATATCTCCAAAGAGGGACGCGACGGCGAGAAGTTCTCGTCCACCGGCGTCCGCGACGCCCTGCGCGAGGGTGACCCGGAGCAGGCGGCCCGCATCCTGGGCCGCCCCTTCGCCATCGAGGGCGTGGTGCGCCGGGGCCAACAGCTGGGCCGCCAGCTGGGCTTCCCGACCGCCAATGTCGAGGTCGAGGACTATGTGGTCCCCAAGCTGGGCGTCTACGCCACCCGCACCCGCCTGCCTGACGGCCGCGAGGTGCCCGGCGTGGCCAACCTGGGCAACAACCCGACCACGGGCATCGTCGAGACCCGGCTGGAGACCTGGCTGTTCGACTTCGACGAGGACCTCTACGGCCAGATCATCGAGACCGACCTGATCGCCTTCCTGCGCCCGGAACTGAAGTTCGACAGCCTGGAGCTGATGATCGAGCAGATCCGCCAGGACGAGAAGGACGCCCGGGCGATCGTCGCGCCGGCGTTTTAG